The following proteins come from a genomic window of Euwallacea fornicatus isolate EFF26 chromosome 9, ASM4011564v1, whole genome shotgun sequence:
- the Rrp6 gene encoding exosome complex component 10 homolog: MTEKSGSRSGPPDEPIPGYKTIADFTKDGYKFLMEGTKYANQLPTGRDRNFYSAFDSFTKILNEESQRLMDGMTSVLKKNEVGANMRNQHIDKKNEILIDANDIILERVANNIDEMNGIKKTVGSEPVSQTVSIQPPVRINGSWNKNSNAHLSVSSSSTTVVVSRQTKEMTIRLLAAENIVKPQKFFTDEINNCHDDPWEPKIKDKPNSLKPLAIFLEETDVGREYSHPYEYELDRYTPSDELLTKIQLNKPKLIKDTPLIEINESSQLPDLLEELRRHKIIAVDLEHHSYRSFMGITCLMQISTQNTDYLIDTLALRNDLWILNEVFTKPDIVKVFHGAQSDIVWLQRDLSLYVVNMFDTYFAAKQLAYSGLSLAFLMNRFCNFIPNKQFQLADWRMRPLPVELKNYAREDTHYLIYIYQNMRNELIDRAHGETNLLKAVIDNSTNLCKKRYFKPTWHENIHLEFYNRCSRNFDNRQLFALKEIYKWRDQIARVEDESFSYVLPNNMLLEIAERLPKEMQGILACCSPVPPLVRVNLLEIHKIILKALEKPFEQPILKENNRARGSTTIITKINMDSPLHCPHDMTRNEEYRDDLPTLITATTQQIIQGILSTKLDIEQYESTCSVFNVKTNIKCVNSPERKDQKLTNNLKFLGPFERYQLVRPFIKVKEKFIHNS, translated from the exons ATGACTGAGAAATCAGGAAGTCGTAGTGGACCACCTGATGAGCCTATTCCTGGCTACAAAACGATTGCAGACTTTACCAAG GATGGCTACAAGTTTTTAATGGAGGGCACCAAATATGCTAACCAACTTCCAACAGGACGAGATCGTAACTTTTATTCGGCCTTTGATTCTTTTACCAAGATTCTAAATGAAGAGTCTCAGCGACTGATGGATGGAATGACGTCTGTTCTTAAAAAGAATGAAGTTGGTGCTAACATGAGAAATCAGCAcatagacaaaaaaaatgaaattcttatTGATGCCAATGATATAATACTTGAGCGAGTGGCTAATAATATAGATGAAATGAatggtattaaaaaaactgttggCAGTGAACCAGTTTCACAGACAGTTAGTATACAACCTCCAGTTCGCATCAATGGATCTTGgaataaaaattctaatgCTCACCTTTCAGTTTCATCATCATCCACAACTGTT gtTGTCTCCCGGCAAACTAAAGAAATGACAATTCGGCTTTTGGCTGCAGAGAATATTGTGAAACCTCAAAAGTTTTTTACAGATGAAATCAATAATTGTCATGATGATCCCTGGGaaccaaaaattaaagataaaccCAACTCATTAAAACCTCTTGCTATATTTTTAGAAGAAACTGATGTAGGCAGGGA atattcTCATCCATATGAGTATGAATTAGATAGGTATACACCTTCTGATGAATTATTgaccaaaatacaattaaacaaGCCAAAGCTGATAAAGGATACCCCATtgattgaaataaatgaatcCTCTCAGTTGCCTGATTTATTGGAGGAACTAAGACGACACAAAATAATTGCAGTTGACTTGGAACATCACTCCTACAGGTCCTTCATGGGAATAACATGCCTTATGCAAATTTCCACTCAGAATACTGATTACCTTATAGATACTTTGGCATTGAGGAATGACTTGTGgattttaaatgaagtttttaCCAAGCCAGATATAGTAAAG GTATTTCATGGGGCACAATCAGATATTGTGTGGCTTCAGAGGGATTTGTCACTCTATGTAGTTAATATGTTTGACACATACTTTGCTGCAAAGCAGTTGGCATATTCAGGCTTGTCTTTAGCTTTCTTGATGAAcagattttgtaattttattccaaataAGCAGTTTCAATTAGCTGACTGGAGAATGAGGCCTTTGCCagttgaattgaaaaattatgctaGAGAAGATacacattatttaatttatatttatcagAACATGAGGAATGAGCTTATTGATAGAGCTCATGGTGAAACTAACTTGCTTAAAGCTGTTATAGATAACAGtacaaatttatgtaaaaag agatatttcaaACCAACATGGCATGAAAACATCCATTTAGAGTTTTATAACAGGTGCAGTAGAAACTTTGACAATAGGCaattatttgcattaaaaGAAATCTACAAATGGAGAGATCAAATTGCCAGGGTGGAAGATGAGAGTTTTAG CTATGTATTACCAAACAATATGTTACTGGAAATAGCTGAAAGATTGCCAAAAGAAATGCAGGGCATATTGGCCTGTTGCAGCCCAGTGCCTCCATTGGTTAGAGTAAATCTTCtggaaattcataaaattattttaaaagctttAGAGAAACCATTTGAGCAA ccgatattaaaagaaaataacagaGCCAGAGGATCAACGACTATAATTACGAAAATCAATATGGATAGTCCGTTGCATTGTCCACATGATATGACCAGAAATGAAGAATATAGAGATGATCTACCTACTCTTATTACCGCCACCACTCAGCAGATAATCCAAGGCATATTGTCAACCAAGTTAGATATTGAACAGTACGAGTCCACGTGCTCAGTTTTTAAcgtcaaaacaaatattaag TGCGTAAATTCCCCCGAGAGAAAAGACCAAAAGTTaacaaataacttaaaatttttgggaCCTTTCGAGCGTTATCAGCTAGTACGTCCGTTTATTAAAGTCAAGGAGAAATTCATACATAATTCTTAA
- the LOC136341140 gene encoding chitinase-like protein Idgf4 produces MEALKLSAVFLFTLLSSTFGAVSLHNPNSKIVVCNYETKSHLREGQGKFELSFLDPALQYCTHLIYGYAAIKEDTLKLVPLNEQFDVLKDNYRHVTDLKIRYPKLKVLLSVGGNEDVSGEGSEKNLKYRQVLESSTHRLAFVNSAHTLVTGFGFDGIDLAWEFPETKPKKIKSGFGKFWSSVKKTFTGETVLDENAQEHRDQFTALVRELKNTFKPDNLLLSLTVLPNVNNTVYYDPRALAQQVDFVALHAFDFYTPQRNPKLADFPSPLYELIDRRPDENADAWVKYWLSNGFPPNKLVLGIPTYGRTWKLEEDSKVDAVPPEGLDGAGAAGPLTKDAGILSYPEICIRVQGGTANVSPAGYKKIPDATNRQGVYTYKLPDEAKNEEGIWIAYEDPVSAATKATYVKNKGLGGIAIDDLTLDDFRGVCSSNKFAILKAAVSAL; encoded by the exons ATGGAAGCCTTAAAGCTTTCAGCAGTCTTCTTATTCACGTTGCTTTCCAGCACATTTGGTGCTGTTAGCCTCCATAACCCAAACAGTAAAATTGTTGTGTGCAACTACGAAACGAAATCGCATTTAAGAGAAG GTCAAGGCAAGTTCGAACTGTCCTTCCTCGATCCAGCGCTGCAGTACTGCACCCATTTGATATATGGATACGCAGCAATTAAAGAGGACACCCTGAAACTCGTTCCTCTCAACGAGCAATTCGACGTCTTAAAGGACAACTACAGACACGTGACTGATCTCAAGATCAGATATCCCAAACTTAAAGTTCTCCTTTCTGTGGGAGGTAATGAGGACGTGAGCGGAGAGGGCAGTGAGAAGAACTTGAAATATCGGCAAGTT TTGGAATCGTCAACCCATCGATTGGCTTTCGTAAACTCAGCTCACACTCTAGTGACGGGATTTGGCTTTGATGGTATTGATTTGGCTTGGGAATTTCCGGAGacgaaaccaaaaaaaattaaaagtggaTTTG GTAAGTTCTGGTCCTCCGTAAAGAAAACGTTCACTGGTGAAACCGTATTGGACGAAAACGCGCAGGAACACAGAGACCAATTTACAGCCCTTGTTAGAGAGCTGAAGAACACCTTTAAGCCTGATAACTTGCTGCTCTCCTTAACTGTATTGCCCAATGTCAACAATACTG TCTACTACGACCCAAGGGCTTTAGCCCAGCAGGTGGACTTCGTCGCCCTCCATGCCTTCGACTTCTACACCCCTCAACGCAACCCTAAGCTTGCGGATTTCCCATCTCCTTTGTATGAACTGATCGACAGGAGGCCAGATGAAAATGCTGATGCATGGGTTAAGTACTG gtTGAGTAACGGTTTTCCACCAAACAAACTAGTCCTTGGAATTCCCACCTATGGTAGAACTTGGAAATTGGAAGAAGATTCCAAAGTCGACGCGGTTCCTCCAGAGGGACTGGATGGTGCAGGTGCGGCAGGTCCACTTACCAAAGATGCCGGTATTTTAAGTTACCCTGAGATTTGTATACGGGTTCAAGGTGGTACTGCAAACGTTTCTCCTGCTGGATATAAGAAAATTCCAGATGCTACTAACAGACAAG GCGTTTACACGTACAAACTACCCGACGAAGCCAAAAATGAAGAAGGTATCTGGATCGCCTATGAAGATCCGGTATCAGCAGCTACCAAAGCTACATATGTGAAAAATAAAG gtTTGGGTGGAATTGCCATTGACGATTTGACATTGGACGATTTCAGAGGAGTCTGCAGCTCTAATAAATTCGCCATATTGAAAGCCGCCGTCTCTGCGTTATAA
- the LOC136341148 gene encoding transmembrane protein 98-like: protein MSPEYAEMVAAIAFGVLSAIFVSAFVILIVICRRQRLFYKANFLDLHHESRPEKQLIEPDRPELELGEVNLNFDTILTDEQWIDDATGLIPHCLAILKTCRYLTEHLTTLALNSTPVSGNFGQIVESAKRISSRVDDMVRSMYPPLDPRLLEARAAALTLAVTHLALIAKYECGQKEKAGLQYIDKLLREMDGHVMFLKEASLFEEDLKFPLMTNGV from the exons ATGTCTCCCGAGTACGCGGAAATGGTAGCAGCTATAGCCTTTGGAGTACTCTCCGCTATTTTTGTTAGCGCATTTGTCATCTTGATTGTGATTTGTCGCAGGCAAAGACTATtttataaagcaaattttctAGACCTCCATCATGAGTCTAG ACCTGAGAAACAACTAATTGAGCCTGATCGTCCAGAATTAGAACTAGGAGAAGTAAATCTCAACTTTGACACAATATTAACAGATGAACAATGGATTGATGATGCCACAGGCCTTATACCTCACTGCTTGGCAATATTGAAAACTTGCAGATATCTAACAGAGCATTTGACCACACTGGCTTTAAATTCCACTCCAGTATCTGGCAATTTTGGGCAAATTGTGGAGAGTGCAAAGAGAATCTCAAGTAGAGTTGATGATATGGTGAGAAGTATGTACCCACCATTGGATCCCAGGTTGTTGGAAGCCAGAGCAGCTGCTCTCACATTAGCAGTCACACATTTGGCTCTGATTGCAAAATACGAGTGTGGACAAAAAGAGAAAGCTGGACTGCAATATATTGATAAACTTCTAAGAGAGATGGATGGACATGTCATG ttcttgAAAGAAGCCTCACTCTTTGAAGAAGATCTTAAGTTTCCACTTATGACGAATGGAGTTTAA
- the LOC136341130 gene encoding ATP-binding cassette sub-family F member 2, with protein MPSDAKKREQQRKKDAAKARQGAKKPQKREDQNEKQNTNGTQNGFTELSAEEALCAKLEADARLNAEARSCTGSLAVHPKSRDIKIENFSITFHGSEMLQDALLELNCGRRYGLIGLNGCGKSTLLAVLGNREVPIPEHIDIFHLTREMPASDKSALQCVMEVDAERTRLEKLAETLVACEDDESQEQLMDIYDRLEEISADTAEARAANILHGLGFSKEMQQKKTKDFSGGWRMRIALARALYVKPHLLLLDEPTNHLDLDACVWLEEELKHYKRILVLISHSQDFLNGVCTNIIHMNKKRLKYYTGNYDAFVRTRMELLENQMKQYNWEQDQINHMKNYIARFGHGSAKLARQAQSKEKTLAKMVAQGLTEKVVSDKIVTFYFPSCGTIPPPVIMVQNVSFRYNENTPYIYKNLEFGIDLDTRLALVGPNGAGKSTLLKLLYGDLHPTEGMIRKNSHLRIARYHQHLHELLDLDLSPLEYMMKCFPDVKEKEEMRKIIGRYGLTGRQQVCPIRQLSDGQRCRVVFAWLAWQAPHLLLLDEPTNHLDMETIDALAEAVNDFEGGLVLVSHDFRLISQVAEEIWVCENGTVTKWKGDILTYKEHLKNKMLKDSEKSAKQQKKP; from the exons ATGCCTTCTGACGCTAAGAAACGTGAACAGCAGCGCAAAAAGGATGCTGCAAAAGCCAGACAAGGTGCGAAAAAGCCGCAAAAACGCGAAGATCAGAATGAAAAGCAAAACACCAATGGTACTCAAAATGGGTTCACTGAACTTAGTGCAGAGG aagcTCTATGTGCAAAACTGGAAGCCGACGCGAGACTAAATGCAGAGGCCCGGTCATGTACGGGTTCTCTTGCAGTCCATCCAAAATCAAGGGACattaaaattgagaatttctcAATTACTTTTCATGGCTCTGAAATGCTGCAAGATGCTTTGCTGGAATTGAATTGTGGACGGCGCTATGGGCTCATTGGGCTCAATGGGTGTGGGAAATCTACCCTTTTGGCTGTGCTTGGAAACAG agaaGTTCCAATTCCAGAACACATTGATATTTTCCATCTAACTAGAGAAATGCCAGCCTCTGACAAGAGTGCtttgcagtgtgtgatggAAGTTGATGCAGAAAGAACCCGACTGGAGAAACTTGCTGAAACTTTAGTTGCTTGTGAGgatgatg AATCTCAAGAGCAATTAATGGACATCTATGATCGTCTGGAAGAAATCTCGGCAGACACTGCAGAAGCCAGGGCCGCAAATATTCTTCACGGTCTAGGGTTTTCTAAAGAAATGCAGCAGAAAAAGACAAAAGATTTCAGCGGAGGTTGGAGAATGCGTATTGCTTTAGCCAGGGCTTTGTATGTAAAGCCTCATTTATTGTTACTGGACGAACCGACAAATCACTTGGATTTGGACGCTTGTGTATGGTTAGAGGAAGAATTAAAACA TTATAAACGGATATTGGTTTTGATATCCCATTCGCAGGATTTCTTGAATGGTGTTTGCACAAACATTATTCACATGAATAAGAAACGATTAAAGTATTATACTGGCAATTACGACGCATTTGTCAGGACTCGTAtggaattgttagaaaatcaAATGAAGCAATACAACTGGGAGCAGGATCAAATCAATCATATGAAA AATTACATTGCTCGTTTTGGTCACGGTTCAGCGAAATTGGCCAGACAAGCTCAatccaaagaaaaaactttagCGAAAATGGTAGCTCAAGGACTCACGGAGAAAGTGGTCAGCGATAAGATTGTGACGTTTTATTTTCCTAGTTGCGGCACTATTCCACCGCCTGTTATTATGGTACAAAACGTTAGCTTTAG GTATAACGAAAATACGCCTTACATCTATAAGAATCTAGAGTTTGGAATTGATTTAGATACACGATTGGCCTTGGTAGGGCCTAACGGTGCTGGAAAAAGTACCCTGTTGAAATTACTTTATGGAGAT CTTCATCCAACTGAGGGAATGATTAGAAAAAATTCTCACTTGCGCATCGCCAGGTATCATCAACACTTACATGAGTTATTAGACCTGGACTTATCGCCTTTGGAGTACATGATGAAGTGCTTCCCCGACGttaaagaaaaagaggaaatgAGGAAGATCATTGGTCGATACGGGCTAACGGGAAGACAGCAA gtTTGCCCCATTCGTCAACTCTCTGACGGTCAACGTTGCCGAGTGGTATTTGCATGGCTCGCCTGGCAGGCCCCCCATCTGTTGTTGCTGGATGAACCGACCAATCACTTGGACATGGAAACTATTGATGCTTTGGCCGAAGCGGTCAATGATTTTGAAGGCGGACTAGTGCTTGTTAGTCACGATTTCAGGCTCATTAGTCAG GTCGCAGAGGAAATTTGGGTATGCGAAAACGGTACGGTAACCAAGTGGAAAGGTGACATTTTGACCTATAAAGAACATCTGAAAAACAAGATGCTTAAGGATAGTGAGAAGAGCgccaaacaacaaaaaaaaccttAG
- the Kap3 gene encoding kinesin-associated protein 3 yields MEPEVAKFMRTERKPGSLDVHPNIDAIVLHYDIDVQILGPKDNPLYGEKKTLKKIIELPMINSRTDCHSVAKEVVNQCDLIHHARTSEVEQIIYYLKKRKLHGPAKGDYDKNGETNNGMEANYNNLTDYIDLLYEGMSEKIKGAQLIQALARDPENLEALSKNETLISALGRVLREDWKRSISLSTHLVFTFFCFSMYSCFHYIILKCKVGSICMDIIDFELRRYDKWKAEMEGGDVPSDHPIVKKTCPNSASMSEIPRSRIPEPVRPKSGHFSDLNIKAAVDVNKANTEISKSINGSVYDDLTMSMESLDDKQLTPEQKVKRFRTLIKKQEHLLRVAYYLLLNIAEDETVEEKMSKRNIVGLLVKALERNNDDLLILVITFLKKLSIMQCNKDVMANYNIVEKLPKMLTSKSADLVHLTLKLLFNLSFDNKLRSKMIKNGFIPKVINFMGDDRHQEVVLKLLYQISYDEDSKHYFAESVEFIIDMLLLNVGNEGDKVMIALCVNLAAYPEISQLMVKESRLRSLITRAFTFEDSMLMKLIHNISRNLLVCPSFIEFVGDISKAVVESKDLDFVTESIGVLSNLHLPDLDWAEIFKHFGMANWIKQIISINNTDPELVLQVIVLLGTAAADENCAQLICESGIISTLIDLLKTHQEDDEIVLQIVYVFYVTLWLENNVDYLISKTDVPAYLIDLLQDNNKNIRKICNLCLNIISEHDGSWADRIRIEKFRHHNAQWLQMVDSQQLEPEEEEEEDELPPYLNTEYLSQAVVRPVTAVNKMNDMDLLEDKEVDYDYFASNGGNNLDIIEDYDMEDL; encoded by the coding sequence ATGGAACCTGAAGTTGCCAAGTTCATGCGAACCGAACGAAAGCCCGGCTCGTTAGACGTCCATCCAAACATCGATGCCATTGTCCTACATTACGACATTGATGTGCAAATCTTGGGCCCTAAAGACAACCCATTGTACGGAGAGAAAaagacattgaaaaaaattattgaacttCCCATGATTAATAGTAGAACTGATTGTCACAGCGTTGCAAAGGAAGTGGTCAATCAGTGCGATTTGATTCATCATGCACGCACCTCAGAAGTGGAACAGATAATTTATTATCTGAAGAAGAGGAAATTGCATGGGCCCGCTAAAGGGGACTATGATAAAAATGGTGAAACAAATAATGGCATGGAGGCTAACTATAACAATTTAACGGATTATATTGATCTGTTATATGAAGGCATGTCTGAGAAGATCAAAGGAGCGCAGCTTATTCAAGCTTTGGCAAGAGACCCTGAAAATTTGGAGGCTTTATCCAAAAATGAAACGCTCATAAGCGCATTGGGGCGAGTGCTGCGTGAAGACTGGAAAAGAAGTATCTCATTAAGTACCCACCTAGTTTTTACGTTCTTTTGTTTCTCTATGTATTCTTGTTTCCATTACATTATACTGAAATGCAAGGTAGGCTCCATTTGCATGGACATAATAGATTTCGAGTTGCGGAGGTACGATAAATGGAAGGCAGAAATGGAAGGAGGAGACGTCCCTTCTGACCATCCAATAGTTAAGAAGACTTGCCCAAACAGTGCAAGTATGTCGGAAATTCCTCGTAGCAGAATTCCTGAACCCGTACGTCCAAAATCTGGACACTTCTCTGATCTGAATATTAAAGCTGCCGTGGATGTTAATAAAGCCAATACAGAAATAAGCAAAAGCATTAATGGAAGTGTATACGATGATCTCACAATGTCAATGGAGAGTTTAGACGATAAACAACTCACCCCTGAACAAAAGGTCAAGAGGTTTCGAACTTTGATTAAAAAGCAGGAGCATCTTCTGCGTGTTGCATATTACCTTCTTCTGAATATCGCGGAAGACGAGAcagttgaagaaaaaatgtcaaaaagaaACATTGTGGGTCTACTCGTAAAAGCCCTTGAAAGAAACAATGATGATTTATTGATTCTCGTCATAACTTTCCTGAAAAAGCTCTCTATTATGCAATGCAACAAAGACGTAATGGCCAACTACAACATCGTAGAAAAATTGCCAAAGATGCTCACATCGAAAAGTGCTGATCTCGTTCATTTAACCCTAAAGTTGCTGTTCAACTTGTCTTTTGACAATAAGCTAAGAagcaaaatgattaaaaatggatttattccgaaagtaataaattttatggggGATGACAGGCATCAAGAAGTTGTGCTGAAACTCTTGTATCAGATCAGTTATGACGAGGATTCTAAGCACTATTTCGCGGAATCAGTGGAGTTTATTATAGACATGCTCTTGCTGAATGTTGGAAATGAAGGCGAtaaagtcatgattgcacttTGCGTTAATTTGGCTGCATaccctgaaatatctcaacTAATGGTCAAAGAAAGTCGCTTGCGATCATTAATTACCAGAGCTTTCACCTTTGAAGATAGCATGTTAATGAAACTAATACATAACATCTCTAGAAACCTACTAGTTTGTCCCTCGTTCATCGAGTTTGTCGGGGACATATCAAAAGCAGTTGTGGAGTCTAAAGACCTCGACTTTGTTACTGAATCTATAGGGGTTTTAAGCAACCTGCATCTTCCGGACTTAGACTGGGCGGAGATATTTAAGCACTTTGGAATGGCAAATTGGATTaagcaaataatttcaataaacaatacCGACCCGGAATTGGTGCTGCAAGTGATAGTCTTATTAGGAACAGCTGCGGCTGATGAAAATTGCGCCCAGCTTATATGCGAGAGCGGCATAATATCCACCTTAATAGATCTTttgaaaacccaccaagaagACGATGAAATAGTCCTACAAATCGTTTACGTTTTTTATGTGACTCTTTGGCTAGAAAATAACGTGGATTATCTAATAAGTAAAACCGACGTTCCGGCTTATTTGATTGACCTCCTGCAAGACAACAACAAGAACATAAGGAAAATTTGCAACTTGTGCTTAAACATTATTTCCGAGCATGATGGTTCTTGGGCAGATAGGATAAGGATTGAGAAATTCCGGCACCACAACGCTCAGTGGTTGCAAATGGTCGAT